Proteins encoded within one genomic window of Candidatus Glassbacteria bacterium:
- the argF gene encoding ornithine carbamoyltransferase, with translation MKRDFVSIGDFSPTELRETIRLAAWLKKVRKTPQEIRPLVGRSMAMIFEKPSLRTRVTFELAMVELGGHALELQASGVKLGERESVPDVGHNLERWVDIVTARVFRNETVRMLAESMQVPVINALCDEEHPCQAVADILTVEELSRGKFPGVSLAYVGDGNNVCHSLMLIAAALGLDMRVSTPEGYEPDERFIKRAGELADQSGGAFSLHRDPSEAVAGAEFVYTDVWASMGQEEESAARREVFISHQVNAELLSNAADTCYVLHCLPAHRGEEITDEVIDGPRARVFDQAENRLHAQKAVILRLLAPDIAGKLTGMEIA, from the coding sequence ATGAAAAGGGACTTTGTTTCAATCGGCGATTTCAGTCCCACCGAACTGCGGGAGACAATCCGGCTGGCTGCGTGGCTGAAAAAAGTGCGGAAGACGCCGCAGGAGATCAGGCCGCTGGTGGGACGATCGATGGCGATGATATTCGAAAAACCGAGCCTGCGCACAAGAGTAACGTTCGAGCTGGCGATGGTGGAGTTGGGTGGCCACGCACTGGAGCTTCAGGCTTCCGGAGTCAAGCTGGGCGAGCGCGAGAGCGTACCGGATGTCGGGCACAACCTGGAGCGCTGGGTCGATATCGTCACCGCCAGGGTATTCCGCAACGAGACGGTCAGGATGCTGGCCGAGAGCATGCAGGTGCCGGTGATCAACGCTCTCTGCGACGAGGAACATCCCTGCCAGGCTGTGGCTGATATTCTTACCGTTGAGGAACTGTCCCGCGGAAAATTCCCCGGGGTCAGCCTGGCCTACGTGGGCGACGGTAACAATGTCTGCCACTCGCTGATGCTGATCGCGGCCGCGCTGGGACTCGATATGAGAGTTTCCACGCCCGAAGGCTACGAGCCGGACGAGCGGTTTATCAAGCGGGCTGGAGAACTGGCCGACCAGAGCGGGGGGGCGTTCAGCCTCCATCGCGATCCGTCCGAGGCGGTGGCGGGAGCGGAGTTTGTCTATACGGACGTCTGGGCGAGCATGGGGCAGGAGGAAGAAAGCGCAGCGCGTCGGGAAGTGTTTATCAGCCACCAGGTCAACGCTGAACTGCTGTCCAATGCGGCGGACACCTGTTATGTGCTGCATTGCCTGCCGGCCCACAGGGGTGAGGAAATCACGGATGAGGTTATCGACGGGCCGCGGGCGCGCGTGTTCGACCAGGCGGAGAACAGGCTGCACGCCCAGAAAGCGGTGATCCTCAGGCTGCTGGCGCCGGACATCGCCGGCAAGCTGACCGGAATGGAAATTGCGTGA
- the gcvT gene encoding glycine cleavage system aminomethyltransferase GcvT, which yields MSELKKTPLYDQHLAVGSKIVPFAGWRLPVSVSGIIEEHEAVRGAAGMFDVSHMGRFRVCGQGAAAALDYLTTGRCAALEDGKFLYTMLLREDGGVIDDLLVGRERDGVYLVVVNAANADKDLEHMEAGCGELGGCSLEDITGQFALVALQGPDSRQILKNLLSDRDAGRLEQLAYYWMDRYELLGEDTLISRTGYTGELGYEIFVRAEKAGDLWRELLESGVKPCGLGARDTLRLEMGYALYGHELDSEHTPLEAGLGWTVDLSKDDFIGKAALVQQKAEGIGTRLRGLKTSTARQIPRPGYGIRHKGKLVANLVSGGPAPSLGAGIGTAFLPAELAEPGTKLEMELRKNMVEVEVVRQPFYRQGTVKA from the coding sequence GTGAGCGAGCTGAAAAAAACGCCGCTGTATGACCAGCACCTGGCTGTCGGCTCAAAAATAGTGCCGTTTGCCGGCTGGCGGCTGCCGGTGTCGGTGAGCGGAATAATCGAGGAGCACGAGGCTGTGCGCGGCGCGGCCGGAATGTTCGATGTATCGCACATGGGCCGCTTCCGCGTTTGCGGGCAGGGTGCCGCCGCCGCGCTGGATTACCTGACAACCGGCCGCTGCGCTGCGCTGGAGGACGGGAAGTTCCTGTACACGATGCTGCTCCGGGAGGATGGCGGTGTGATCGACGACCTGCTGGTGGGCCGCGAGCGCGACGGTGTCTATCTGGTGGTGGTCAACGCGGCGAACGCGGACAAGGATCTCGAGCACATGGAAGCAGGCTGCGGGGAACTGGGCGGCTGCAGCCTGGAGGATATCACCGGACAGTTCGCCCTGGTCGCTCTGCAGGGACCGGATTCGCGTCAGATATTGAAAAATCTGCTGTCCGACCGTGACGCCGGCCGTCTGGAACAGCTGGCCTACTACTGGATGGACCGCTACGAGCTGCTGGGCGAGGACACCCTAATCAGCCGCACCGGTTACACCGGCGAGCTCGGCTACGAGATTTTCGTCCGGGCCGAGAAGGCGGGCGATCTGTGGCGGGAACTGCTGGAATCCGGAGTCAAGCCCTGCGGCCTGGGCGCTCGCGACACCCTGCGCCTGGAGATGGGCTATGCGCTCTACGGCCACGAACTGGACAGCGAGCACACTCCGCTGGAGGCCGGCCTGGGCTGGACAGTCGATCTGAGCAAAGACGATTTTATCGGCAAGGCTGCCCTGGTGCAGCAGAAGGCGGAAGGGATCGGCACTCGTCTGCGCGGTCTGAAAACTTCGACGGCCAGGCAGATCCCGCGCCCGGGCTACGGGATTCGTCACAAAGGCAAACTAGTCGCAAATCTAGTGAGCGGCGGTCCGGCACCCAGCCTGGGAGCCGGGATCGGGACCGCTTTCCTGCCCGCCGAGCTGGCTGAACCCGGGACAAAGCTGGAGATGGAGCTGCGCAAGAATATGGTGGAGGTGGAGGTGGTCCGGCAGCCGTTTTACCGGCAGGGTACAGTCAAGGCTTGA